One genomic window of Polyangium aurulentum includes the following:
- a CDS encoding serine/threonine-protein kinase: MSSARRLVGRVLGGKYLVGPLVGSGAMGRVYRARHLALGRTCAIKVILYPQHEPGSEAPIEEAAARFKIEALAASRLDHPNILRVLDFGREVSDGLWYLVTEHLEGEDLEDVIDAERVLAPERVADLMMQACSALQHAHDRGVVHRDLKPQNLRVVLREDEGGRMCETIKIVDFGAAQINGGDDHDPEQEPPSGTRVILGTPAYMAPEQASGCKVDGRADIYACGVLLFEMATGRLPFELSSPMELAEAHIERTPPSPRSFVPDLDPELESIILWCLRKDPAERPQSARELREALAAFRSRAEDKAAAPLSQRAPLSQRAPLSGQAAPCLSIPPPVSSISPHRKERARRSSRMRVERRSAALSIRRARRARAAAALGLILVPVALGVIEAARSYDDMGEQRASTTEMTEPFMVVREKPTLAPVPAAAVEIAQGGEDVAGATALPREAPSPGRKGVAAVGTAPRHASKPSDADGGLAGAAPMRDSAQKDHGPSEVRPDERGTTGRTGPAEEPGGAALPDAPQSGPKED; the protein is encoded by the coding sequence ATGTCCTCGGCCAGGCGCCTGGTCGGGCGAGTCCTCGGCGGGAAGTACCTCGTCGGACCGCTCGTGGGCTCGGGCGCCATGGGCCGCGTCTACAGGGCGCGCCACCTCGCGCTAGGCCGCACCTGCGCGATCAAGGTGATCCTCTACCCGCAGCACGAGCCGGGGAGCGAGGCGCCGATCGAGGAGGCCGCCGCGCGCTTCAAGATCGAGGCGCTCGCCGCGAGCCGGCTCGATCACCCGAACATCCTGCGCGTGCTCGACTTCGGCCGCGAGGTGAGCGACGGCCTCTGGTATCTCGTCACCGAGCACCTCGAAGGCGAGGACCTCGAGGACGTGATCGACGCCGAGCGCGTGCTCGCGCCCGAGAGGGTCGCGGACCTGATGATGCAGGCGTGCAGCGCGCTCCAGCACGCGCACGATCGAGGCGTCGTGCACCGCGATCTCAAGCCTCAGAACCTGCGCGTCGTGCTGCGCGAGGACGAGGGCGGGCGCATGTGCGAGACGATCAAGATCGTCGACTTCGGCGCCGCCCAGATCAACGGCGGCGACGATCACGATCCCGAGCAGGAGCCTCCGTCGGGCACGCGCGTGATCCTCGGGACCCCCGCGTACATGGCGCCGGAGCAGGCGTCGGGGTGCAAGGTCGACGGGCGCGCCGACATCTACGCGTGCGGCGTCTTGCTCTTCGAGATGGCAACCGGGCGGCTTCCCTTCGAGCTGTCCTCGCCGATGGAGCTGGCGGAGGCGCACATCGAGCGCACGCCCCCGTCGCCGCGATCGTTCGTGCCCGATCTCGATCCGGAGCTGGAGTCGATCATCCTCTGGTGCCTGCGCAAGGACCCGGCGGAGCGGCCGCAGAGCGCGCGCGAGCTGCGCGAGGCGCTCGCAGCCTTCCGATCCCGCGCCGAGGACAAGGCGGCCGCGCCCCTCTCGCAGCGCGCTCCCTTGTCGCAGCGCGCCCCGCTGTCGGGGCAGGCGGCTCCGTGCCTGTCGATCCCGCCGCCGGTCTCGTCGATCTCGCCGCACCGCAAGGAGCGCGCGCGCCGATCGTCCCGGATGCGCGTCGAGCGTCGCAGCGCCGCGCTGTCGATCCGGCGCGCGCGCCGCGCTCGAGCGGCCGCTGCTCTCGGGTTGATCCTGGTCCCGGTCGCGCTCGGCGTGATCGAGGCCGCTCGCTCGTACGACGACATGGGCGAACAGCGCGCCTCGACGACCGAGATGACCGAGCCCTTCATGGTCGTCCGGGAAAAACCAACCCTGGCCCCGGTTCCGGCCGCTGCTGTGGAGATCGCGCAGGGCGGTGAAGACGTCGCGGGCGCGACCGCGCTGCCGCGCGAGGCTCCGAGCCCCGGACGGAAGGGCGTTGCTGCTGTGGGCACGGCGCCGCGTCATGCTTCAAAGCCCTCCGATGCCGATGGAGGTTTGGCCGGTGCTGCTCCGATGCGCGATTCGGCGCAGAAGGACCACGGGCCGTCGGAGGTTCGTCCGGACGAGCGTGGTACGACCGGACGAACTGGCCCTGCGGAAGAGCCCGGCGGCGCGGCGCTCCCGGATGCGCCACAATCGGGCCCCAAGGAGGACTGA
- a CDS encoding alpha,alpha-trehalose-phosphate synthase (UDP-forming), which yields MSKRDSRMVIVSARAPFVSGPNGLERAPGGLVSAVLPLMRRARGAWIAAGTEKDASEASEPSFKVHALSVSSETRAGWYGGASNGALWPLSHGFLEHCRFRADDFRAYLEVNQATAARAAEAAPEGSTVWVHDYQLALVPALLRAQRPDLRIGFFWHIPWPAAELLRALPWAAQLVEGMLGADLVGLHVPRYVRAFRDILGELGIPHAAEGDALVARHGGRAARIAAFPIGIDVERWLQLGKDPEIIAEAERLRAKLGGARLLVSVDRMDYSKGIVERLEAIERMLERHPETHERVCFVQIGVPSRESVEAYRDLRQRIESTVGRIQGRFGTLAWKPVHLFARSFAPRDLAPLYMAADAALVTPMRDGMNLVAFEYVAARPKPNGRLLLSSTAGAADILSEAHLVNPYDEDGLVEAITSAVLSDETPEDSERMVALKGKVEGLRVDAWVENFLTQLDDATSEPTSEPAVPMRVVGGAQGGSRSARVG from the coding sequence ATGTCGAAACGCGACTCCAGGATGGTCATCGTGAGCGCTCGCGCGCCGTTCGTGTCCGGCCCGAACGGCCTCGAGCGGGCGCCAGGCGGGCTCGTGTCGGCCGTCTTGCCCCTCATGCGGCGCGCGCGGGGCGCATGGATCGCGGCCGGCACCGAGAAGGACGCGTCGGAGGCGAGCGAGCCGTCGTTCAAGGTCCACGCCCTGTCGGTCTCAAGCGAGACGCGCGCGGGCTGGTACGGCGGCGCCTCGAACGGCGCGCTCTGGCCGCTGTCGCACGGCTTCCTCGAGCACTGCCGCTTCCGCGCCGACGACTTCCGCGCCTACCTCGAGGTGAATCAGGCCACCGCAGCCCGCGCCGCCGAGGCCGCGCCGGAGGGCAGCACCGTGTGGGTGCACGATTATCAGCTCGCCCTCGTGCCCGCGCTGCTCAGGGCCCAGCGCCCCGACCTGCGGATCGGCTTCTTCTGGCACATCCCCTGGCCCGCGGCAGAGCTTCTGCGGGCGCTGCCCTGGGCCGCGCAGCTCGTCGAGGGCATGCTCGGCGCCGACCTCGTGGGCCTGCACGTGCCGCGTTACGTCCGCGCCTTCCGCGACATCCTCGGCGAGCTCGGGATCCCGCACGCGGCCGAGGGCGACGCGCTCGTCGCGCGCCACGGAGGACGCGCCGCCCGCATCGCCGCCTTCCCCATCGGCATCGACGTCGAGCGCTGGCTGCAGCTCGGCAAGGACCCGGAGATAATCGCCGAGGCCGAGCGGCTGCGGGCGAAGCTCGGCGGGGCGAGGCTCCTCGTCTCGGTCGATCGCATGGATTACTCGAAGGGCATCGTCGAGCGCCTCGAGGCCATCGAGCGCATGCTCGAGCGCCACCCCGAGACCCACGAGCGCGTCTGCTTCGTGCAGATCGGCGTGCCGAGCCGCGAGTCGGTGGAGGCCTACCGCGATCTGCGGCAGCGCATCGAGAGCACGGTCGGGCGCATCCAGGGCCGCTTCGGCACGCTCGCCTGGAAGCCCGTGCACCTGTTCGCGCGCAGCTTCGCGCCCCGCGATCTCGCGCCCCTCTACATGGCCGCGGACGCCGCGCTCGTGACGCCCATGCGCGACGGGATGAACCTCGTCGCCTTCGAGTACGTCGCGGCCAGACCGAAGCCGAACGGGCGACTGTTGCTCAGCTCGACCGCAGGCGCGGCCGACATCCTGTCCGAGGCGCACCTCGTCAATCCGTACGACGAAGACGGCCTCGTCGAGGCGATCACGAGCGCGGTCCTGTCGGACGAGACGCCCGAGGACAGCGAGCGCATGGTCGCGCTCAAGGGCAAGGTCGAGGGCCTGCGCGTGGACGCCTGGGTCGAGAACTTCCTCACGCAGCTCGACGACGCCACGTCCGAGCCTACGTCCGAGCCGGCGGTTCCCATGCGCGTCGTGGGCGGCGCGCAGGGCGGTTCGCGGAGCGCAAGGGTCGGCTAA
- a CDS encoding iron-containing alcohol dehydrogenase gives MGDLTYWSFPTRIVFGIGAAEQTGVEATRLGAKRALIVTDKGVVGAGVLGGIERSLRGAGITWSIFDDVLGNPIEKNVHDGVRAFRESGADLVIAIGGGSPLDVGKLVRLGVNHTRPLADYDDAKGGDRYITSNVPPMLALPTTAGTGSEVGRSGVVTIDATHRKTVIFSPHLLANAAIIDPELTRGLPPFFTAATGFDALTHCLEAYVARGDHPMADGIAFEGIRLVARYIERAYARGDDLEARGGMLKASMMGAVAFQKGLGACHSLAHPLSSEHNLHHGLANALCLPAVCAFNAEVAGARLAEVGALLGGEASPRGCVDALRNLRSRLGLVSGLGEAGVPRESIDKLADLAFEDACHGSNPRPCSRDDLRALYEASF, from the coding sequence ATGGGCGATCTGACTTATTGGAGCTTCCCGACACGCATCGTGTTCGGGATCGGTGCGGCAGAGCAGACGGGCGTGGAGGCGACGCGGCTCGGAGCGAAGCGCGCGCTCATCGTGACGGACAAGGGCGTGGTCGGCGCGGGCGTGCTCGGGGGCATCGAGCGGTCGCTGCGCGGGGCGGGCATCACGTGGTCGATCTTCGATGACGTGCTCGGCAACCCGATCGAGAAGAACGTGCACGACGGCGTGCGCGCCTTCCGCGAGTCGGGGGCGGATCTGGTGATCGCGATCGGCGGAGGCTCGCCGCTCGACGTGGGCAAGCTCGTGCGCCTCGGGGTGAACCACACCCGGCCGCTCGCCGACTACGACGACGCCAAGGGCGGCGATCGCTACATCACGTCGAACGTGCCGCCGATGCTCGCGCTGCCGACGACGGCGGGCACGGGCAGCGAGGTCGGGCGCAGCGGCGTGGTGACGATCGACGCCACGCACCGCAAGACCGTGATCTTCTCGCCCCACCTGCTCGCGAACGCGGCCATCATCGACCCGGAGCTGACCCGGGGCTTGCCGCCCTTCTTCACGGCGGCGACGGGCTTCGACGCGCTCACGCACTGCCTCGAGGCGTACGTGGCGCGGGGCGATCACCCGATGGCGGACGGCATCGCGTTCGAGGGCATCCGCCTCGTCGCCCGCTACATCGAGCGTGCGTACGCGCGCGGCGACGACCTCGAGGCGCGCGGCGGGATGCTGAAGGCGTCGATGATGGGCGCCGTCGCCTTCCAGAAGGGCCTGGGCGCTTGCCACTCGCTCGCGCACCCGCTGTCGAGCGAGCACAACCTGCATCACGGCCTCGCCAACGCGCTCTGCCTGCCCGCGGTCTGCGCCTTCAACGCCGAGGTGGCCGGCGCGCGCCTCGCCGAGGTGGGTGCCCTGCTGGGCGGGGAGGCGAGCCCCAGGGGCTGCGTCGACGCGCTGCGCAACCTGCGCTCCCGCCTGGGCCTGGTCTCGGGCCTGGGGGAGGCGGGGGTGCCCCGGGAGAGCATCGACAAGCTGGCCGACCTCGCCTTCGAGGACGCCTGCCACGGCTCGAACCCGCGCCCCTGCTCGCGCGACGACCTGCGCGCCCTGTACGAAGCCTCGTTCTAG
- a CDS encoding response regulator, whose protein sequence is MDKRRWFPTPMDAFPTGGTSAPSFRVLVARDSRLSTCDAMVGGIERSIEGCEIVEAFSVDGALITAQSSGPFDVCLVCLDLPPAPRGGCRLAEELMQDGHAVVLITRSLRWLPAGDHALRSLPWVTPEADINTVLEAIQAAVDARVPQSAEATHGAPPPPPARAPHPSWSAFDF, encoded by the coding sequence ATGGACAAGCGTCGTTGGTTTCCGACGCCGATGGATGCATTTCCGACGGGCGGGACGTCCGCGCCCAGCTTCAGGGTCCTGGTTGCCAGGGACTCGCGGCTGTCGACCTGCGACGCGATGGTGGGGGGGATCGAGCGCTCGATCGAAGGGTGCGAGATCGTGGAGGCCTTCTCCGTCGATGGAGCGCTCATCACCGCGCAGAGCAGCGGCCCCTTCGACGTCTGCCTCGTCTGTCTCGACCTGCCCCCGGCCCCGCGCGGCGGCTGCCGCCTCGCCGAAGAGCTCATGCAGGACGGTCACGCTGTGGTGCTCATCACGCGCAGCCTGCGCTGGCTGCCGGCCGGAGATCACGCGCTGCGCAGCCTGCCCTGGGTGACCCCTGAAGCCGACATCAACACGGTGCTCGAAGCGATCCAGGCGGCCGTCGACGCGCGCGTGCCCCAGTCGGCCGAGGCCACGCACGGCGCCCCGCCGCCCCCTCCCGCGCGGGCCCCTCATCCGAGCTGGAGCGCGTTCGACTTCTGA
- a CDS encoding sterol desaturase family protein has product MATAIQDRVGSSKPITCRMFETPLIERFSRIHPATPFVFWVPIYTYLLYRGYEHGMGVLAVIGVALLGLLLWTFAEYVLHRWVFHYVGPRLWQRRVHFILHGVHHDFPQDADRLVFPLGASIPMGVGFYLFFRLLIGPVLVDPLFAGFGFGYLAYDGTHYAIHHFRMSSRWGKWIKRHHMIHHHTGEHARWGVSSPLWDWVFGTMGSAKANRAG; this is encoded by the coding sequence ATGGCTACCGCGATCCAGGACCGCGTCGGTTCGTCCAAGCCCATCACGTGTCGCATGTTCGAGACGCCGCTGATCGAGCGGTTCTCGCGCATCCACCCGGCCACACCCTTCGTGTTCTGGGTGCCCATCTACACGTACCTGCTCTACCGCGGCTACGAGCACGGCATGGGGGTGCTCGCGGTGATCGGCGTAGCGCTGCTAGGCCTGCTTCTGTGGACGTTCGCCGAGTACGTCCTGCATCGATGGGTCTTCCACTACGTGGGCCCGCGCCTGTGGCAGCGGCGGGTGCATTTCATCCTGCACGGCGTCCACCACGACTTCCCGCAGGACGCCGACCGCCTCGTCTTCCCGCTCGGGGCGAGCATCCCGATGGGCGTGGGCTTCTACCTGTTCTTCCGCCTGCTCATCGGCCCCGTCCTGGTCGACCCGCTGTTCGCCGGGTTTGGCTTCGGATATCTCGCTTACGACGGCACGCACTATGCAATCCACCACTTCCGCATGAGCTCGCGGTGGGGGAAGTGGATCAAGCGCCACCACATGATCCACCACCACACCGGAGAGCACGCGCGGTGGGGCGTGTCCTCGCCGCTCTGGGACTGGGTCTTCGGCACGATGGGCAGCGCCAAGGCGAACCGAGCAGGCTGA
- a CDS encoding oligosaccharide flippase family protein gives MHQGQRVALNAALMLAKQAIMAVLSVVFVGYLARSVGVASWGEFQASLAIAATATVVAGLGVRGYLAREIAVNPELGPRHLGSALIVRGVTSTVMLGAVVVVTLFTRSGTGERLVIIAAISQLATQLYTTMWLSFEAHERFQYILYVELGARLFVIATASASVALGLGIEAAAGAFALGNVIELGLTYHFLRTSLYRPKFEAKARELFSILKKSLPIGLIGALIGLLHQLDRVMLRWLGDENAVGIFSAAWVLVEQLEMISDLVFGAAFAAAMRLYAHDRKGFGELYRMSTVVAAALGLPIAAGASLLAPDIIKLVYGGRGFDAAGSVLILLAWHVPATFAFQVAAMPLLAQKREGALAKILVPAVLANIVLDVLLVPRYRAFGAAGATLAVGMGVLVVSGLVTNEWARTAPLKRLLSCALSTAAMTAAAAYARQLGGMWAAIAVGAVVHGTLLLALRAITIDELRSLLRRPKKPTPPRATPEPPTATPESTGEVTPA, from the coding sequence ATGCACCAGGGCCAGCGCGTGGCGCTCAACGCCGCCCTCATGCTCGCGAAGCAGGCCATCATGGCCGTCCTGAGCGTCGTCTTCGTGGGCTACCTGGCGCGCTCGGTAGGCGTCGCGTCCTGGGGCGAGTTCCAGGCGTCGCTCGCCATCGCAGCGACGGCCACGGTGGTCGCGGGGCTCGGCGTGCGCGGCTATCTCGCCCGCGAGATCGCCGTCAACCCCGAGCTCGGGCCCAGGCACCTCGGCTCGGCGCTCATCGTCCGCGGCGTGACGAGCACGGTGATGCTCGGCGCGGTCGTCGTCGTCACCCTCTTCACGCGCTCGGGCACGGGCGAGCGCCTCGTCATCATCGCCGCGATCTCGCAGCTCGCCACGCAGCTCTACACGACGATGTGGCTGAGCTTCGAGGCGCACGAGCGCTTCCAGTACATCCTGTACGTCGAGCTCGGCGCGCGCCTGTTCGTCATCGCGACGGCGAGCGCGTCGGTCGCCCTCGGGCTCGGGATCGAGGCGGCCGCGGGCGCGTTCGCGCTCGGCAACGTCATCGAGCTCGGGCTCACCTACCACTTCCTGCGCACCTCGCTCTACCGGCCGAAGTTCGAGGCGAAGGCGCGCGAGCTGTTCTCGATCCTGAAGAAGAGCCTGCCCATCGGGCTCATCGGCGCGCTCATCGGCCTGTTGCACCAGCTCGATCGCGTCATGCTGCGCTGGCTCGGCGACGAGAACGCGGTCGGCATCTTCAGCGCCGCGTGGGTGCTCGTCGAGCAGCTCGAGATGATCTCGGACCTCGTCTTCGGCGCGGCGTTCGCGGCCGCGATGCGGCTGTACGCGCACGACAGGAAGGGCTTCGGGGAGCTGTACCGGATGTCGACGGTGGTCGCGGCCGCGCTGGGCTTGCCGATCGCCGCGGGCGCGAGCCTGCTCGCGCCGGACATCATCAAGCTCGTCTACGGCGGTCGCGGGTTCGACGCTGCGGGCTCGGTGCTCATCCTGCTCGCGTGGCACGTGCCGGCGACGTTCGCCTTCCAGGTCGCGGCCATGCCGCTGCTCGCGCAGAAGCGCGAGGGAGCGCTCGCCAAGATCCTGGTGCCCGCGGTGCTCGCCAACATCGTGCTCGACGTGCTCCTCGTGCCTCGCTACCGCGCGTTCGGCGCGGCGGGCGCGACGCTCGCGGTGGGCATGGGCGTGCTCGTGGTGTCGGGGCTCGTGACCAACGAGTGGGCACGCACCGCGCCCTTGAAGCGCCTGTTGTCGTGCGCGCTGTCGACGGCGGCGATGACCGCGGCGGCGGCGTACGCGCGGCAGCTCGGCGGGATGTGGGCCGCGATCGCGGTGGGCGCGGTCGTGCACGGCACGCTCCTGCTCGCGCTGCGCGCCATCACGATCGACGAGCTGCGCTCGCTCCTGCGGCGGCCGAAGAAGCCCACGCCTCCCAGGGCCACGCCCGAGCCGCCGACGGCGACGCCCGAGAGCACGGGCGAAGTGACGCCGGCCTGA
- a CDS encoding GlsB/YeaQ/YmgE family stress response membrane protein has protein sequence MSILLWIVFGLVVGLIAKLLTPGRDPGGFIVTTLLGIVGALVGGFLGRLIGLYPDYQSTGGFFMSVLGAIVVLAIYNAVVGRRVR, from the coding sequence ATGTCGATTCTGTTGTGGATTGTGTTCGGCTTGGTGGTCGGTCTCATCGCGAAGCTCCTGACGCCTGGGCGCGATCCGGGTGGCTTCATCGTCACCACCCTGCTCGGTATCGTCGGCGCCCTCGTCGGCGGCTTCCTGGGCCGTCTGATCGGGCTGTACCCGGACTACCAGTCGACGGGCGGCTTCTTCATGTCGGTGCTGGGCGCGATCGTCGTGCTCGCCATCTACAACGCCGTCGTCGGCCGACGCGTACGGTAA
- a CDS encoding serine/threonine protein kinase: MPAGTRWPFPVPIIRESNSPPEDGPERLPMGSGGYELLSKLGTGGMAEVFLARRRGPYAIEHPVVVKRLHEDHLSSPSMVKMFAWEAWISSRLSHPNIARFYDVVTHLGRDHLVIEHVRGVDLASIGRALNATGRQFPFQAVIDVGVAATRALHHAHGLTDDDGRRIGLVHRDVSPQNILVSVDGDIKLIDFGVAKTTSAHVPRDTAPGVVKGKMGYIAPEHLRGQALDARGDLYALGVVLFEMVTGRRLFRRGADAEMLRQALEAEVPSLSALRPDCPPALEALVRRALAQDPRDRFDNATAMERALWEAAKSLPDERDAPTLADLAREVHAAQQERELKGPPSARAADEAAPDSSRGSADAEERPRDDDTRPEGALQRARAARDTEPPPSVKAAPVEGPQRDTSSLTPSGVQEQTDEHERTDEELIVTSTPEPATPSVRALPIVVAFVAGALAAAVALLSARSLAMGEDAPALPVPADAREADPAR; encoded by the coding sequence GTGCCCGCGGGGACGCGCTGGCCCTTCCCGGTGCCGATCATCCGCGAGTCGAACAGCCCTCCCGAGGACGGCCCCGAGCGGTTGCCGATGGGCTCGGGAGGCTACGAGCTGCTCTCGAAGCTCGGCACGGGCGGCATGGCCGAGGTCTTCCTCGCGCGGCGGCGCGGGCCGTACGCCATCGAGCACCCGGTGGTGGTCAAGCGCCTGCACGAGGACCACCTGTCGAGCCCCTCGATGGTGAAGATGTTCGCGTGGGAGGCGTGGATCTCGTCCCGCCTGAGCCACCCGAACATCGCGAGGTTCTACGACGTGGTCACGCACCTCGGGCGCGATCATCTGGTGATCGAGCACGTCCGCGGCGTCGACCTGGCCTCCATCGGCCGCGCGCTGAACGCGACGGGTCGGCAGTTTCCTTTCCAGGCCGTGATCGACGTCGGCGTCGCCGCGACGCGCGCCCTGCACCACGCCCACGGCCTCACCGACGACGACGGACGGCGCATCGGCCTCGTGCACCGCGACGTGAGCCCGCAGAACATCCTCGTGTCGGTCGACGGCGACATCAAGCTCATCGACTTCGGCGTGGCCAAGACGACGAGCGCGCACGTGCCGCGCGACACCGCGCCCGGCGTGGTGAAGGGCAAGATGGGGTATATCGCGCCCGAGCACCTGCGCGGCCAGGCGCTCGACGCGCGCGGAGATCTGTACGCGCTCGGCGTCGTGCTCTTCGAGATGGTGACGGGCAGGCGCCTGTTCCGGCGCGGCGCGGACGCGGAGATGCTGCGTCAGGCGCTCGAGGCCGAGGTGCCCTCGCTCTCGGCGCTCCGGCCCGACTGCCCGCCCGCGCTCGAGGCGCTCGTGCGCCGGGCGCTCGCGCAGGATCCGCGCGATCGCTTCGACAACGCGACGGCCATGGAGCGCGCGCTGTGGGAGGCGGCCAAGAGCCTGCCGGACGAGCGCGACGCGCCCACGCTGGCAGATCTTGCCCGCGAGGTGCACGCGGCGCAGCAGGAGCGAGAGCTCAAGGGCCCGCCGAGCGCCCGCGCGGCCGACGAGGCGGCGCCCGACTCGTCCCGGGGGAGCGCGGACGCGGAGGAACGCCCGCGGGACGACGACACGCGGCCGGAGGGCGCCCTGCAGCGGGCGCGCGCGGCGCGCGACACGGAGCCGCCCCCGAGCGTGAAGGCGGCCCCCGTGGAGGGGCCGCAGCGCGATACGTCGTCGCTGACGCCGAGCGGCGTGCAGGAGCAGACCGACGAGCACGAGCGAACGGACGAGGAGCTGATCGTCACCTCGACGCCCGAGCCTGCGACGCCGAGCGTGCGTGCGCTGCCGATCGTGGTTGCGTTCGTCGCGGGTGCGCTCGCGGCAGCCGTCGCGCTGCTGTCGGCGCGAAGCCTGGCGATGGGCGAGGACGCTCCGGCGCTCCCCGTGCCCGCCGATGCGCGCGAGGCGGATCCCGCTCGCTAG
- a CDS encoding glutamine synthetase family protein codes for MSAHSHDGLFADLEARGIQRAKIGGFDVDGVLRGKYVSLEKLRSALKSGFGFCDVIFGWDIADVLYDNARVTGWHTGYPDAHAVLDPSTAREVPWEPGTLAVLADFRDGAGGPHPACPRSLLRTVIARAERMGYTPKLACEFEFFIFKESPTSLHDKRFSNLTPLSPGMFGYSWVREGQNKDLMTAIFDGMRAFDIEVEGLHTETGPGVYEVAIRYDDALRAADKAALFKVAMKQIAFERGLSVTFMAKWNASLPGSSGHLHQSLWRDGQNAFTGPADQSGISRTMRHYIGGQLALMRELTALVSPTVNSYKRYVPGVWAPLTATWGFENRTTALRIVGAGTDGARVEVRQAAADINPYIAMAATLGAGLYGIENEIEPPPHVVGDAGEGGPERSRLPRSLAEATALLAESQKARQIFGEGFIDHYVRTREWEVRQYERAVSDWELARYFEAI; via the coding sequence ATGAGCGCTCACTCGCATGATGGGCTGTTCGCGGATCTCGAGGCTCGCGGCATCCAGCGCGCCAAGATCGGCGGGTTCGACGTCGACGGCGTCCTGCGCGGCAAGTACGTCTCGCTGGAGAAGCTGCGGTCGGCGCTGAAGTCGGGGTTCGGGTTCTGCGACGTCATCTTCGGGTGGGACATCGCGGACGTGCTCTACGACAACGCCCGCGTGACCGGCTGGCACACGGGCTATCCCGACGCCCACGCCGTGCTCGATCCGTCGACGGCCCGCGAGGTCCCGTGGGAGCCGGGCACGCTCGCCGTGCTGGCCGACTTCCGCGACGGCGCGGGCGGCCCGCACCCGGCGTGTCCGAGGTCGCTCCTGCGCACGGTGATCGCTCGGGCCGAGCGCATGGGCTACACGCCGAAGCTCGCGTGCGAGTTCGAGTTCTTCATCTTCAAGGAGAGCCCGACGTCGCTGCACGACAAGCGCTTCTCGAACCTGACGCCCCTGTCGCCGGGCATGTTCGGCTACTCGTGGGTGCGCGAGGGGCAGAACAAAGATCTGATGACGGCCATCTTCGACGGCATGCGCGCCTTCGACATCGAGGTCGAGGGCCTGCACACCGAGACGGGCCCCGGCGTCTACGAGGTCGCCATCCGCTACGACGACGCGCTGCGCGCGGCGGACAAGGCGGCGCTGTTCAAGGTGGCGATGAAGCAGATCGCGTTCGAGCGGGGGCTCAGCGTGACGTTCATGGCCAAGTGGAACGCGAGCCTGCCGGGATCGAGCGGGCACCTGCACCAGAGCCTGTGGAGGGACGGGCAGAACGCGTTCACGGGGCCGGCCGATCAGAGCGGGATCTCGAGGACGATGCGGCACTACATCGGCGGGCAGCTCGCGCTGATGCGGGAGCTGACGGCGCTCGTGTCGCCGACGGTGAACTCGTACAAGCGCTACGTGCCCGGCGTGTGGGCGCCGCTGACGGCGACGTGGGGCTTCGAGAACCGCACGACGGCGCTGCGCATCGTGGGCGCGGGGACCGACGGGGCGCGGGTGGAGGTGCGGCAAGCGGCCGCGGACATCAACCCGTACATCGCGATGGCGGCGACGCTCGGCGCGGGCCTGTACGGGATCGAGAACGAGATCGAGCCCCCGCCGCACGTGGTCGGCGACGCGGGCGAGGGCGGCCCCGAGCGCTCGCGGCTACCGAGGTCGCTCGCGGAGGCGACGGCGCTGCTCGCCGAGAGCCAGAAGGCGCGGCAGATCTTCGGCGAGGGCTTCATCGACCACTACGTGCGCACGCGCGAGTGGGAGGTGCGCCAGTATGAGCGCGCGGTGAGCGACTGGGAGCTCGCGCGGTATTTCGAGGCGATCTGA